The following are encoded in a window of Fusarium falciforme chromosome 11, complete sequence genomic DNA:
- a CDS encoding AAA domain-containing protein, with translation MDNLENEHLIRYKVKYIGKGGGDVILDKNPDFVPDAEEPPIFEHIDVRLSSLSTISDKVDLDTLVKTEVATGHCYINIFSPVVAEALRCVVDYFPGVYLSESVIRVPEPYNIFVFFEKQLTEYRERLEKAAETDPLTCANRLASKHIAIVQDFVKKRIQAQVDAERERHARGYASFDMLWLLYKPGADMYFDRWNINEHEPFVMTGVEFTFINDAADFYKVRLWNMDADFDRVGPSPWEFKVDRFPGERKIVDLPAFPCEYLHFSEDVESESISAIKEHLVNRGKKWYGLRREVRPYHFDGFTTTFPRKSFNDLAIVDSRPFPRHPEDRKILIDSIAHPSSPLKICSCDKCEERIYRHAVKPKFVGYSNINPQNVETLTEHQYFLCDSIVEAFLFKAKSWRYLHVDGFQEASFDGPLFEDLVLKDSSKMYIQDLAKPYVRGIKENKPQKQLRSGLGQIHKPSKQKQPWSPEATTIKGDGLTMLLHGRPGVGKSYTAECIAQYTRRPLLSLDTSDLGPRPDRKDESLVRWFKLAEKWGAIVLIDDAEVLLDFGRTDLVANFLRAASYFKGILILTTNRLRAFDHVLMSHVNAQILYPHFDDEERAKLWGHFFQKLGADTDVNMSVMEEVKDYVKSEEIQALEWNGREIQSAFQVAVKLAEAKGDMDNQGRTLVTVDNLKPTVQNAIGLREYILSERRRDWRPQRPLREHSYDAVEREEVHSQPEH, from the exons ATGGACAATCTAGAGAACGAGCACCTGATAAGGTACAAGGTCAAGTACATCGGCAAAGGAGGAGGCGATGTGATTCTCGACAAGAACCCAGACTTTGTCCCCGACGCAGAAGAGCCACCCATTTTTGAGCACATCGACGTTCGACTGTCAAGCCTGAGCACCATTTCGGACAAGGTCGACCTCGATACCCTTGTCAAAACCGAGGTTGCAACAGGACATTGCTACATCAACATCTTTTCGCCTGTTGTTGCTGAAGCCCTGCGATGCGTTGTCGACTACTTTCCGGGCGTCTACCTGTCGGAGAGTGTCATCAGAGTCCCTGAGCCGTACAACATCTTTGTCTTTttcgagaagcagctcacAGAGTACCGCGAGAGACTCGAAAAGGCAGCTGAGACGGATCCATTGACTTGCGCGAACCGCTTGGCGAGCAAGCATATCGCCATCGTTCAGGACTTTGTCAAGAAGAGAATCCAGGCGCAAGTCGACGCAGAGAGAGAGCGCCATGCCAGAGGGTACGCCAGTTTTGACATGCTCTGGCTGCTCTACAAGCCGGGAGCCGACATGTACTTTGACCGCTGGAACATCAACGAGCATGAACCTTTTGTCATGACTGGCGTCGAGTTCACATTCATCAACGACGCTGCCGACTTTTACAAGGTCCGGCTCTGGAACATGGATGCCGACTTTGACCGAGTTGGACCATCGCCCTGGGAGTTCAAGGTGGATCGCTTTCCCGGAGAAAGGAAGATTGTCGACTTGCCTGCTTTTCCCTGCGAGTATCTTCACTTCTCAGAAGATGTTGAGAGCGAAAGCATCTCCGCTATCAAGGAGCATCTTGTCAACCGCGGAAAGAAGTGGTACGGCCTCAGACGCGAGGTTCGTCCTTATCACTTTGATGGCTTCACGACCACTTTTCCCCGAAAATCCTTCAACGACCTCGCCATCGTGGACAGCCGTCCGTTCCCCCGGCATCCCGAAGACCGCAAGATTCTCATCGACTCTATCGCCCATCCTTCAAGCCCGCTCAAGATCTGCAGCTGCGACAAATGCGAGGAGCGCATCTATCGCCATGCGGTCAAGCCAAAGTTTGTTGGCTACTCCAACATCAACCCCCAGAATGTGGAGACCTTGACAGAGCATCAGTATTTCCTCTGTGACTCCATCGTTGAGGCTTTCTTGTTCAAGGCAAAGTCGTGGC GCTACCTTCATGTTGATGGCTTCCAAGAGGCCTCTTTTGATGGTCCTCTCTTCGAAGACCTGGTCCTCAAGGATTCCTCAAAAATGTACATTCAAGACCTCGCAAAGCCATATGTCAGAGGCATCAAAGAGAACAAGCCGCAGAAGCAGCTTCGCTCCGGTCTTGGTCAAATTCACAAGCCTTCCAAGCAGAAACAGCCATGGTCACCCGAGGCGACTACAATCAAGGGCGACGGACTGACCATGCTCCTCCACGGGCGACCCGGAGTTGGCAAGTCGTACACGGCAG AATGCATCGCTCAATACACAAGACGACCTTTGCTTTCACTGGATACTTCAGACCTGGGCCCCAGACCTGACAGGAAAGATGAGAGCCTCGTCAGATGGTTCAAGCTCGCCGAAAAATGGGGAGCCATTGTCCTCatcgatgatgctgaagTCCTTCTCGATTTTGGTCGCACTGATCTTGTAGCCAACTTTCTCCGAGCCGCGAGCTACTTCAAGGGCATCTTGATTCTCACTACCAACCGACTCAGGGCATTTGACCACGTTCTCATGTCGCACGTCAATGCACAGATCCTGTATCCTCactttgacgatgaggaaCGTGCCAAGCTTTGGGGACATTTCTTCCAGAAGCTGGGAGCCGACACTGACGTAAACATGAGCGTCATGGAAGAAGTCAAGGACTATGTCAAGTCCGAGGAGATCCAGGCACTGGAATGGAATGGCAGGGAGATCCAAAGTG CCTTCCAAGTCGCTGTCAAATTGGCTGAAGCCAAGGGTGACATGGATAACCAAGGACGCACCCTCGTTACCGTTGACAACCTCAAGCCCACCGTGCAAAACGCAATCGGGCTTCGGGAGTACATCTTGAGTGAAAGACGTCGCGATTGGCGCCCACAGCGTCCGCTGAGAGAGCACAGCTATGACGCGGTTGAAAGGGAAGAGGTGCACTCGCAACCTGAGCACTAG
- a CDS encoding NACHT domain-containing protein, translating to MPKSVKTADEYDFVEHEETAVSPEILAKIREWLQPTEYLADSGEFRRHLASQAPGTGLWICETDEYKKWHDSPDHGSLWIKGVPGAGKSVMAASIIHHMKTTENCPVLFFFFRNIVAANFSPRALIQDWLAQLLPHSSKLQFALQSRLETKLEETSDNDLIDVFLNGASRLPKLYCIADALDEMTTENRPFLDKLNSLATRRPQSLKLLITSRPKQHLQSALRDSSIVHVSLQQRLVDTDINSYLRHRFNTAVMSEDKLQMKEELIDMVAKRSEGLFLYAKLTMDQIEASLADDGPADINALEQSLPIGLEQTYASMLAKQRQEKGISTDLQVLVLEAVTHSSRPLRLSELASLVKSVCPDLDAPTGFKDLVATCCGPLIEVLEDETLQVIHHSFTEFLRGDTRTVSNDDASSDFPVIDSLKAHKKMAINCLQYLQSGTLRLRSEPPIISTENLGTRPDENDKESQGLRELSMFIRTDYNEDGKDGEKYREARLHHPFLGYAVENWSYHASHYDVKDDEFFATVQEFIRPEVLAFRRWLSLEWGLVAWVDGFWLDIPTVLHIAAFAGMSELVSELIQKGASVSAQDDRERIPLHWAAENGHAKVASLLIQHGCDPNAEDADGLKPLHIAAKKNHASVVTVLLKAGVKPSTGKTKIPKGAMYWVVIEGENALLHASQAGHTETVEALIPFCSSEELEQLLCECCRFSRTDSVLSILEKTGVSANVMCHGGSPLHFACVSTNAKCVEALIKRGADLNKMASLRTSESRLHAYPPPGMTPPLLDLIDVWNKSNNTACRSILKMLVKAGVDLDQTSSSGDTALRKLVKPTQRSTGGLYVPALEALLNAGANPNIGDCRGSAPLHIVAEKNRNLKGVQLLIKHGADPNQRGCSGRTPFHELIGSFHYDKPEHIEYAKPIIKLFLDNGADPECRDNNGVTPMALGPHKFGPEIFGLLVSKCKSDSTKKECWFGLSREWDIAKFTETLEGMLAAGMEIDQRDESGLTLYLHSLTHAEKRRILREHGATPGLSDKQGNNAIHLLTAGNRGNRKALESLFADGLDPLSTNSNGDTLLHHCAAVYHKTPINWKYVRWLLSLGIPVNAVNKHGQTALHVFIDKFCQENESKERRTDFIYAIKDSSSVDFEIRNNDGLTALHMAAMRSAVQVLQLVDAGADLGSLTRDSQNALHLACRARKSNIVAQILGHLGNLEVNQADDFGRTPLHYACASGGAESLALLLKHGGNVKVIDSHGCTLLHACAECAAEQKTWEIQAHTSEWMRSPRDPFRPSGSVKYPRRHWWDADMHRKPPAPASAVGTIVKLLLDASVDPSVVDQSRRTALDIAIQEGCVEFVEIFYRDEELFNAATKSLEENHHATRFVAATRRDMKARMALMLPRSCLEMLKQDKAIFNYTAHSLSRLLDLMPQDDVVKLIDQGLETSPKNPAYYVLLQELMEPGHLQLIDRLPHVIAQYGTYEAVKELLSKTRVGDDGADMLTPLQLACRASECNMLTIQYLVEKLHVDINMPCAHIDAEDRYDGDEPSPGGTALHILASADHYWQLDAMRYLIAHGADVNALSGKKESPIHVAASGERNGSGDEGFWRSEAVNILLDHGADLNIVDEEGCAPLHKATDSGDATRQLLQKGADPTVGRQSPLFRAIDNENLEALEALLDHGLSVNTVDEDSFSHFSRRPPRKRYPVMPAAFVNRMGTGVLGSMPLLRTLVERGADLYLPLNDQETIIQYLFEEPSWYEVADTLLQEPCVSRIDFNHCDQIGRTVLMAACRWEGRVPGYFERGRVVPKAQGAPIRILDQGADATSVDDDGKTALHHLLNNAAMPDEIVINFINREDVAPTLWLQDNDGFTPFHCALRTLRPSVCSWFLDKGASASKPDPKGLTPLHHIATQCLKIKRELRDRSSHEELPSDYFDQCLSLWQNIIAKGGSINATDNAGNTPLHTYLSTPERSSNTRRDPGICHVDHFDKLFPLDSEVDVSAVNNAGETGLHIITLRKKPRFGKTGHDKPLFEVLLGRGVDPLKEDSKGRTALDIASACGNDEIVGVLRRK from the coding sequence ATGCCAAAGTCAGTCAAGACAGCGGATGAGTACGACTTTGTGGAACATGAAGAAACCGCCGTAAGCCCCGAGATCCTCGCCAAGATCCGTGAATGGCTCCAACCCACCGAATATCTCGCCGACTCGGGTGAGTTCCGGCGTCATCTCGCCTCGCAGGCTCCTGGCACAGGTCTTTGGATCTGCGAGACGGATGAGTACAAAAAATGGCACGACTCTCCTGACCATGGCAGCCTCTGGATCAAGGGCGTTCCAGGTGCTGGCAAGTCCGTCATGGCAGCGTCCATCATCCACCATATGAAGACGACTGAGAACTGTCCCgttctctttttcttcttcagaAACATTGTCGCAGCCAATTTTTCTCCACGCGCTCTCATTCAAGACTGGCTGGCTCAGCTTCTCCCTCACTCTTCCAAGCTGCAATTTGCGCTTCAGTCTCGCCTCGAGACCAAGCTGGAGGAGACTTCAGACAACGATCTCATCGACGTCTTCCTCAATGGAGCCTCTCGACTTCCAAAACTCTACTGTATTGCAGATGCTCTCGATGAGATGACGACGGAGAACAGACCTTTTCTCGACAAGCTCAACAGTCTCGCGACTCGCCGCCCTCAGTCGTTGAAGCTTCTCATCACTAGCAGACCCAAGCAACATCTCCAAAGCGCACTTCGCGACTCTTCAATCGTCCACGTCAGTCTCCAGCAACGTCTTGTGGATACCGACATCAACTCGTATCTTCGCCATCGATTTAATACAGCCGTTATGTCCGAGGACAAGCTTCAGATGAAAGAGGAGCTCATCGACATGGTCGCCAAAAGGTCTGAAGGCCTCTTTCTCTACGCCAAGCTCACCATGGACCAAATCGAAGCTTCTCTTGCCGACGATGGTCCAGCGGATATCAATGCCCTCGAGCAATCCCTTCCCATCGGCTTAGAGCAGACATATGCCAGCATGTTGGCCAAACAGCGTCAGGAGAAGGGCATCAGTACAGATCTTCAAGTGCTTGTTCTTGAAGCCGTCACCCATTCATCCCGACCTCTCCGGTTGAGCGAGCTAGCTAGTCTCGTCAAGTCCGTCTGTCCGGATCTCGATGCACCCACTGGCTTCAAAGACCTTGTTGCTACCTGCTGCGGACCGCTGATTGAGGTCTTGGAGGACGAGACTCTACAGGTTATTCACCACTCTTTCACCGAGTTCCTGCGCGGTGATACACGCACCGTCTCAAATGATGATGCATCCTCCGACTTTCCAGTCATCGACTCTCTCAAGGCACACAAGAAGATGGCCATCAACTGCCTCCAGTACCTCCAATCTGGAACTCTACGCCTCCGTTCTGAACCTCCCATCATCTCGACTGAGAACTTGGGAACAAGGCCAGATGAGAACGATAAAGAGTCTCAAGGCTTACGGGAATTGTCTATGTTTATCCGCACAGACTATAACGAGGATGGGAAAGATGGCGAGAAATACCGAGAGGCTCGCCTGCACCATCCATTTTTGGGCTATGCCGTGGAGAACTGGTCATACCACGCTAGCCATTACGACGTGAAAGACGACGAATTCTTCGCCACTGTCCAAGAATTCATCAGGCCTGAAGTCCTGGCGTTTCGAAGATGGCTCTCTCTCGAGTGGGGGTTGGTAGCGTGGGTGGATGGGTTTTGGCTGGATATCCCAACAGTTCTTCACATTGCCGCCTTTGCTGGCATGTCTGAACTTGTCTCGGAGTTGATACAGAAAGGAGCATCTGTGTCGGCTCAAGATGACCGAGAGCGCATTCCCCTCCATTGGGCAGCTGAAAATGGACATGCAAAGGTTGCATCGCTGCTCATCCAGCATGGATGTGATCCCAATGCTGAAGACGCGGATGGTCTGAAGCCACTTCACATtgccgccaagaagaaccaTGCGTCAGTGGTAACGGTCCTTCTGAAAGCAGGTGTCAAGCCCAGCACAGGCAAGACAAAGATTCCCAAGGGGGCAATGTACTGGGTGGTTATTGAGGGAGAAAACGCGCTTCTACACGCCAGTCAAGCCGGACACACAGAGACTGTTGAAGCACTGATCCCATTCTGCAGTTCAGAGGAACTGGAACAACTTCTCTGTGAATGCTGCCGCTTCTCCCGGACCGACTCTGTCCTGAGTATTCTCGAAAAGACAGGTGTCTCGGCCAACGTCATGTGTCATGGGGGGTCTCCCTTGCATTTTGCTTGCGTCTCAACCAATGCCAAATGCGTCGAGGCTCTTATCAAGCGTGGTGCGGATCTCAACAAGATGGCAAGTTTGAGAACTTCAGAGTCAAGGCTCCACGCCTATCCTCCTCCAGGCATGACGCCTCCGTTGCTGGATTTGATAGATGTATGGAACAAGAGTAACAACACTGCGTGCCGCTCCATCCTGAAGATGTTGGTCAAGGCTGGGGTTGATCTCGATCAGACTAGCAGCTCCGGAGACACTGCCCTGAGAAAATTGGTCAAACCTACACAACGTTCGACTGGTGGCCTCTATGTGCCAGCACTCGAAGCCTTGCTGAATGCAGGAGCCAATCCCAATATAGGAGACTGCCGTGGAAGTGCTCCTTTGCATATTGTTGCCGAGAAGAATCGTAACCTTAAAGGTGTGCAACTGCTCATCAAACACGGAGCTGATCCGAATCAAAGAGGCTGTTCTGGAAGGACACCTTTCCACGAATTGATTGGTTCATTCCACTATGACAAACCAGAACACATTGAGTATGCAAAGCCCATCATCAAGCTCTTCCTTGACAACGGGGCTGATCCAGAGTGCCGAGATAACAATGGGGTGACCCCAATGGCCCTGGGCCCGCACAAGTTTGGACCCGAGATCTTTGGCCTGTTGGTCTCAAAGTGCAAGTCTGACTCGACCAAGAAGGAGTGCTGGTTCGGCTTGTCCAGGGAGTGGGACATTGCCAAGTTTACCGAGACTCTTGAGGGTATGCTTGCTGCTGGGATGGAGATTGATCAACGAGATGAGAGTGGTCTTACTCTTTACCTTCACTCTCTGACCCATGCAGAGAAACGACGCATCCTTAGAGAACACGGCGCTACACCTGGCCTCTCAGACAAACAAGGCAATAatgccatccatcttctTACCGCCGGGAATCGTGGAAATCGCAAAGCACTGGAGAGTCTCTTTGCAGATGGATTGGATCCTCTCAGTACGAACAGCAACGGAGACACGCTCCTCCACCATTGCGCAGCTGTCTATCACAAGACACCAATCAACTGGAAGTATGTGAGGTGGCTACTTAGTCTCGGCATACCCGTCAATGCTGTCAACAAACATGGCCAAACTGCCTTGCATGTGTTCATAGACAAGTTTTGCCAAGAGAACGAATCCAAGGAACGGCGAACCGACTTTATCTACGCCATAAAGGATAGCTCCAGCGTTGACTTTGAGATCCGAAACAACGATGGCTTGACTGCCCTACACATGGCTGCGATGAGGTCTGCGGTGCAAGTATTGCAGCTAGTGGACGCTGGGGCTGATCTCGGCTCCTTGACAAGGGACTCTCAGAATGCTCTTCATCTAGCTTGCCGAGCTCGAAAGAGCAATATCGTTGCTCAAATCCTTGGCCATCTGGGGAACCTCGAAGTGAACCAAGCAGATGACTTTGGCAGAACACCGCTTCACTATGCTTGTGCCTCGGGAGGAGCAGAGTCCCTAGCACTTCTCCTCAAGCACGGTGGCAATGTCAAGGTCATTGACTCACACGGATGTACTCTCCTTCACGCTTGCGCAGAATGCGCGGCGGAGCAGAAGACCTGGGAGATCCAAGCTCATACATCTGAATGGATGCGAAGCCCACGGGATCCTTTTCGGCCGAGTGGTTCTGTCAAGTACCCTCGAAGACACTGGTGGGATGCAGATATGCACAGAAAACCACCAGCGCCGGCCTCAGCTGTTGGGACCATCGTGAAGCTGCTCCTGGATGCCAGCGTGGACCCATCTGTCGTCGATCAGTCGCGTCGCACCGCCTTGGACATTGCAATCCAAGAGGGCTGCGTCGAATTTGTCGAAATTTTCTATCGTGACGAGGAGCTATTCAATGCAGCAACAAAATCTCTTGAGGAGAATCACCATGCTACTCGTTTCGTCGCCGCGACTCGACGAGACATGAAGGCCCGGATGGCGCTGATGCTGCCAAGGTCTTGTTTGGAGATGCTGAAACAGGATAAGGCTATCTTTAACTACACCGCCCACTCTCTATCACGCTTACTGGATCTCATGCCTCAGGACGACGTGGTGAAGCTGATCGACCAAGGCCTCGAAACTTCTCCGAAGAATCCTGCCTACTACGTTCTTCTGCAGGAACTCATGGAGCCCGGCCACCTCCAGCTCATCGATAGACTACCCCATGTCATAGCTCAGTATGGCACTTACGAGGCAGTCAAAGAGTTGCTGAGCAAAACAAGGGTCGGCGATGACGGTGCCGACATGTTAACTCCCCTCCAATTGGCCTGTCGTGCGTCAGAATGCAACATGCTCACGATCCAATACCTCGTGGAGAAACTCCATGTTGACATCAACATGCCATGTGCGCATATAGACGCAGAAGACAGATATGATGGGGATGAGCCTTCTCCAGGAGGGACTGCACTTCATATACTTGCATCAGCCGATCACTATTGGCAGTTGGATGCTATGAGGTACCTTATCGCCCACGGAGCCGATGTCAATGCTCTCAGTGGGAAGAAAGAGTCTCCAATTCACGTTGCGGCGTCTGGAGAGCGGAATGGCAGTGGAGATGAGGGCTTCTGGAGGTCGGAGGCCGTGAACATCCTTCTTGACCACGGTGCTGACCTCAACATTGTGGACGAAGAAGGCTGCGCTCCTCTCCACAAGGCGACCGACTCGGGAGATGCCACGAGGCAACTTCTTCAAAAAGGAGCGGACCCTACTGTGGGACGTCAAAGTCCGCTCTTCCGAGCCATTGATAATGAGAATCTGGAAGCGCTCGAGGCGCTGCTTGACCACGGCCTTAGTGTGAACACTGTCGACGAGGACAGTTTCAGCCATTTCTCGAGGCGGCCGCCTCGCAAGCGATATCCGGTTATGCCCGCTGCCTTTGTCAACAGGATGGGCACCGGCGTGCTAGGGTCCATGCCATTACTTCGTACTCTTGTGGAGCGAGGAGCAGATTTGTATCTACCGTTGAACGACCAAGAGACCATCATTCAGTATCTCTTTGAGGAACCGAGCTGGTACGAGGTTGCAGATACCCTGCTACAGGAACCATGTGTTTCACGAATCGACTTCAACCATTGTGACCAGATTGGTCGAACTGTCCTGATGGCTGCCTGTCGCTGGGAAGGTCGTGTCCCTGGATACTTTGAGCGTGGAAGAGTGGTTCCCAAGGCTCAAGGTGCTCCTATTCGTATCTTGGATCAAGGAGCGGACGCCACATCAGTTGATGACGATGGAAAGACGGCACTTCATCACCTCCTTAACAACGCTGCCATGCCAGATGAAATCGTCATTAACTTCATCAACAGAGAAGACGTCGCCCCTACCCTCTGGTTGCAAGACAATGACGGCTTCACACCATTTCACTGTGCTCTCCGTACGCTTCGACCCAGTGTTTGCAGCTGGTTCCTCGACAAAGGCGCATCAGCTTCTAAACCCGATCCTAAGGGCCTCACACCACTGCATCACATCGCGACTCAGTGTTTGAAGATTAAGAGAGAGCTACGCGACAGGTCATCCCATGAGGAACTTCCAAGCGACTACTTTGATCAATGCTTGTCCCTCTGGCAAAATATCATTGCCAAGGGAGGCTCTATCAACGCTACCGACAACGCTGGAAACACTCCTCTGCATACATACCTCTCAACCCCAGAACGGTCTAGCAACACACGCCGGGATCCAGGAATTTGCCATGTTGATCACTTTGACAAGCTATTCCCACTAGACAGTGAGGTCGATGTCTCGGCTGTCAACAACGCGGGCGAGACAGGGCTTCACATCATCACTTTACGAAAGAAGCCGAGGTTCGGCAAGACTGGTCACGACAAACCTCTTTTTGAGGTACTTCTAGGTAGAGGAGTGGACCCGCTGAAGGAAGATTCCAAGGGGAGGACTGCTTTGGATATTGCGAGCGCTTGTGGGAATGATGAGATTGTGGGAGTTCTGCGAAGGAAGTAG